In Trifolium pratense cultivar HEN17-A07 linkage group LG7, ARS_RC_1.1, whole genome shotgun sequence, a genomic segment contains:
- the LOC123895277 gene encoding aluminum-activated malate transporter 7-like, whose protein sequence is MSKSSTPKSHVLNAKSASESLKSILRTNPWEGADHFEIIPASAVASLVIDIVICVEQICEAVDKLASLVNFVPCELLHSGTVQPISDINGSVHIVTVSE, encoded by the coding sequence atgtctAAGTCATCAACACCAAAATCTCATGTTTTGAATGCTAAAAGTGCTTCTGAATCTCTTAAATCTATACTAAGAACAAACCCGTGGGAAGGAGCCGATCATTTCGAGATAATACCGGCTTCTGCGGTTGCATCATTGGTTATTGATATTGTGATTTGTGTTGAGCAAATTTGTGAAGCTGTTGATAAATTAGCTTCGCTTGTGAATTTTGTGCCATGCGAGTTACTTCATAGTGGAACCGTGCAACCGATTTCTGATATCAATGGTTCAGTACATATTGTTACCGTTAGCGAGTGA